A window of Acidobacteriota bacterium contains these coding sequences:
- a CDS encoding SurA N-terminal domain-containing protein, with translation MRLARLAIVAWALGLTAVPASGVIIDRIAATVDDQPITTSEIDQFAIVRIIERREGEGEDEYRRRILDYMIAQILRARDVNRFGSAEVSTEDIANEIAEIRSRFSSPEGLEAALAEAEMTMPQLEAVVRRNLQVEAFIAERFSPMIFVSLEDIERYYQDVWIDDRIERGAEILPLGTVREEIRAILKSTRLDEEVGRWTTELRGRADIDVYL, from the coding sequence ATGAGACTCGCACGTTTGGCGATCGTTGCATGGGCGCTCGGTCTGACGGCCGTGCCGGCTTCCGGGGTGATCATCGACAGGATTGCCGCGACGGTCGACGATCAACCGATCACGACGAGCGAGATCGACCAGTTCGCCATCGTCCGGATCATCGAGCGGCGCGAAGGGGAAGGGGAAGACGAGTATCGCCGTCGGATCCTCGACTACATGATCGCCCAGATCCTGAGGGCTCGGGACGTCAACCGGTTCGGCTCCGCGGAGGTGTCGACCGAGGACATCGCGAACGAGATCGCGGAGATCCGGAGCCGCTTTTCGAGTCCCGAAGGGCTGGAGGCTGCACTCGCCGAGGCAGAGATGACGATGCCGCAGCTCGAGGCGGTCGTCCGCCGGAATCTGCAGGTGGAGGCGTTCATCGCCGAGCGCTTTTCGCCGATGATCTTCGTTTCGCTCGAGGATATCGAGCGGTACTATCAGGATGTCTGGATCGACGATCGGATCGAGCGCGGTGCCGAGATTCTTCCGCTGGGAACGGTTCGCGAGGAGATTCGAGCGATCCTCAAATCCACCAGACTCGACGAAGAGGTCGGTCGCTGGACCACGGAGCTCCGCGGGCGTGCCGATATCGACGTTTACCTCTAG
- the grpE gene encoding nucleotide exchange factor GrpE — MTDDTRRPDGDDPDDDDDVHVLEEPEGTSYDDILRELEDRGGEAESEGESGVQPIDEAPKPPLEVDQLAAERAELHDRWLRTRADFDNYRKRAERDKRDSYDQAVIATVRTFLPVVDNLDRALDSARQHDAAGALLEGIEMIRFQLDEILLSLGVESVDPLGESFDPELHEAIAREARDDVAPHQIVDVIQKGYKLRGRLVRPAMVRVAVGADRDSDESKDQP, encoded by the coding sequence TTGACGGATGACACTCGGCGTCCCGACGGCGATGATCCGGACGACGATGACGACGTCCACGTGCTCGAGGAGCCGGAGGGTACGAGCTACGACGACATTCTGCGAGAGCTCGAGGACCGTGGGGGAGAGGCCGAGTCGGAAGGCGAATCGGGAGTCCAGCCGATCGACGAGGCACCGAAGCCGCCGCTCGAAGTCGATCAGCTCGCCGCGGAACGAGCCGAGCTCCACGATCGTTGGCTCCGCACCCGCGCGGACTTCGACAATTACCGCAAGCGTGCCGAGCGCGACAAGCGGGATAGCTACGATCAGGCCGTGATCGCCACGGTCCGGACCTTTCTTCCGGTCGTGGACAATCTCGACCGCGCGCTCGACAGCGCCCGCCAGCACGATGCGGCTGGAGCCCTCCTGGAGGGGATCGAGATGATCCGGTTTCAGCTCGACGAGATTCTTCTCTCGCTCGGTGTCGAGTCCGTCGACCCGCTCGGAGAGAGTTTCGATCCGGAGCTTCATGAAGCGATTGCCAGGGAGGCGCGCGACGATGTTGCTCCACATCAGATCGTCGACGTCATTCAAAAGGGCTACAAGCTTCGTGGCAGACTCGTTCGTCCGGCGATGGTGAGGGTTGCGGTCGGAGCCGATCGCGATTCCGACGAAAGCAAGGATCAGCCCTAG
- the tnpA gene encoding IS200/IS605 family transposase yields the protein MRHSYSAIFHHIVFSTKRRQAALEPELELRLFPYLGGICRTLDARLLAVNGGCDHVHLLVLLPTTLATAELVEKLKGNSSKWLRRYRGSLWPGWQRGFAAFSVSRSRTAEVERYIRQQKEHHKRKTFEEELTALLEANGVEFNAEFLKRDSVAR from the coding sequence ATGAGGCACAGTTACAGCGCGATCTTTCATCACATCGTTTTTTCCACCAAACGACGTCAGGCTGCGCTCGAACCCGAGCTCGAGCTGCGCCTGTTTCCCTACCTCGGGGGCATCTGCAGGACACTCGACGCAAGGCTACTCGCGGTCAATGGAGGATGCGATCACGTTCATTTGCTCGTCCTCCTGCCGACGACCCTGGCGACTGCAGAGCTCGTCGAAAAGCTGAAGGGCAACTCGTCGAAATGGCTCCGTCGCTATCGCGGAAGCCTGTGGCCCGGCTGGCAGCGTGGATTTGCTGCGTTCAGCGTGAGCCGGTCCCGCACTGCGGAGGTCGAACGATACATTCGGCAGCAGAAGGAACATCACAAGAGGAAAACCTTCGAAGAAGAGCTGACCGCTCTTCTCGAGGCAAACGGCGTCGAATTCAATGCTGAATTTCTGAAACGTGATTCTGTCGCCCGCTGA
- the dnaK gene encoding molecular chaperone DnaK, with translation MAKIIGIDLGTTNSCVATISVTEPQVIANREGSRTTPSVVGFIEDGDRLVGQIAKRQAITNPFNTVFAIKRLIGRKFDSDETRHAIEMMPYQIVSAPNGDVKVRIRNREYSAEEISSFVLKEIKDSAEETLGEEISEAIITVPAYFDDSQRQATRDAGRIAGLDVLRIINEPTAAALAYGLENRSDQTIAVYDLGGGTFDISILRISGGLFEVLATSGDTYLGGEDFDRAIIDWLVAGFKEETGVDLREDRMALQRLKEASEKAKAELSSTEESRITLPFISADEGGPKHLNRVLTRETLEELVEPLVQRTVKPSEDALKQAGIDKSAIDEVILVGGQTRMPRVMRLVEEVFGREPNRSINPDEVVAIGAAVQGGILAGEVTDMVLLDVTPLSLGIETQGGLFTRIIERNSTIPTKNSLVFTTVSDNQNKVQIHVLQGEREFSKENKSLGKFDLIGVPPAPRGVPQIEVTFAIDSNGMVNVTARDQATGQETGVQINPAGGLSEDEIEKIVGEAEQYSRDDASRRELRQLQNKLEGMIYTNEKVFREFGKLLSKEDREKVEKVIAAARTRVASESRQKMNDAMFELQSASRILTEVMLYNPSKGFTASDTKEEES, from the coding sequence ATGGCGAAGATCATCGGAATCGACCTCGGCACGACGAACTCGTGTGTGGCGACCATCAGCGTTACCGAGCCGCAGGTGATCGCGAACCGCGAGGGGAGCAGAACCACTCCGTCGGTCGTCGGCTTCATCGAAGACGGTGACCGGCTCGTGGGCCAGATCGCGAAGCGTCAGGCCATCACGAATCCGTTCAATACCGTCTTCGCGATCAAACGGCTGATCGGCCGGAAGTTCGACTCCGACGAGACCAGGCACGCCATCGAGATGATGCCCTACCAGATCGTCAGCGCTCCCAACGGCGACGTCAAGGTGCGGATCAGGAACAGAGAGTACTCGGCCGAGGAAATCTCTTCGTTCGTTCTGAAGGAGATCAAGGATTCGGCGGAGGAGACCCTCGGTGAGGAGATCAGCGAGGCGATCATCACCGTCCCCGCCTACTTCGACGACTCGCAGCGACAGGCCACTCGTGACGCCGGCCGCATCGCCGGTCTCGACGTCCTTCGAATCATCAACGAGCCGACCGCCGCTGCGCTGGCCTACGGGCTGGAGAACCGCAGTGATCAGACCATCGCCGTTTACGACCTCGGAGGCGGCACCTTCGACATCTCGATTCTCCGGATCTCCGGCGGGCTCTTCGAGGTTCTTGCCACCTCGGGTGATACCTATCTCGGCGGCGAGGACTTCGACAGAGCAATCATCGACTGGCTCGTGGCCGGCTTCAAAGAGGAGACGGGAGTCGATCTGCGCGAAGATCGCATGGCACTTCAGCGCCTCAAGGAAGCTTCGGAGAAGGCGAAAGCCGAGCTCTCGTCGACGGAGGAGTCGAGGATCACCCTCCCGTTCATTTCCGCCGACGAGGGAGGTCCCAAGCATCTCAATCGGGTTCTCACACGGGAAACGCTCGAGGAGCTGGTCGAACCTCTCGTGCAGCGGACCGTCAAGCCGAGCGAGGACGCCCTCAAGCAGGCCGGCATCGATAAATCCGCGATCGACGAAGTGATTCTCGTCGGGGGTCAAACGCGGATGCCGCGCGTCATGCGACTCGTCGAGGAGGTATTCGGCCGCGAGCCGAACCGCTCGATCAACCCCGACGAGGTCGTCGCCATCGGAGCGGCCGTCCAGGGAGGCATTCTCGCCGGCGAAGTCACCGACATGGTGCTGCTCGACGTTACGCCGCTGTCGCTCGGCATCGAGACTCAGGGCGGGCTCTTCACGAGAATCATCGAGAGAAACTCGACGATCCCCACGAAGAACTCACTCGTCTTCACGACCGTCAGCGACAACCAGAACAAGGTGCAGATCCACGTTCTTCAGGGCGAGCGTGAGTTCTCGAAGGAGAACAAGTCGCTCGGCAAGTTCGATCTGATCGGTGTCCCTCCGGCGCCGCGAGGAGTTCCGCAGATCGAAGTGACCTTCGCCATCGACTCGAACGGCATGGTCAACGTCACCGCCAGAGACCAGGCCACCGGTCAGGAAACGGGTGTCCAGATCAATCCGGCCGGCGGACTCAGCGAGGACGAGATCGAGAAAATCGTAGGCGAGGCGGAACAATACTCGCGCGATGATGCTTCTCGTCGTGAATTGAGGCAGTTGCAGAACAAACTCGAAGGAATGATCTACACCAATGAGAAGGTCTTTCGCGAGTTCGGAAAGCTTCTCTCCAAGGAAGACCGGGAGAAGGTCGAGAAGGTCATCGCCGCGGCCAGGACGCGCGTCGCCAGCGAGTCGCGCCAGAAGATGAACGACGCGATGTTCGAACTGCAGAGTGCATCCCGAATCCTGACCGAGGTGATGCTCTACAACCCCTCGAAGGGCTTCACCGCTTCAGACACCAAAGAAGAAGAATCCTGA
- the hrcA gene encoding heat-inducible transcriptional repressor HrcA codes for MGTRPDSNLDDRHREVLRQLILTHVTTGEPVSSRALARSGRFDLSAATLRNAMADLEELGFLAHRHTSGGRVPSESGYRYFIDHLMRSREISDRDRRTIEGELEGTSDLDEMLRVVSRLLTRLTDQVGVVFMPGLMKLAIRSVDLIPVGRQKVMCVIVGLNGLVLHRVVDVSFDGNRDELRRISNRITQEYSGFTLADVRTNLERLLEHEKTRYDFEVRRMAALGIEVIEDAAPAADALWIEGTASIVNKPEFSDAESMRKALGALEEKEKLVEILNAFLDEADRKAVLGSESSYTGDHNFGLVAARYGYDHVPMGLLGVIGPVRMPYAKVTPLIEYLGESLSRKMKERSVEVLV; via the coding sequence ATGGGAACCAGGCCAGACAGCAACCTCGATGACAGGCACCGGGAGGTCCTCCGGCAGCTGATCCTCACGCACGTGACCACCGGTGAGCCGGTCTCGTCGCGAGCGCTCGCCCGATCGGGACGGTTCGACCTTTCGGCTGCGACTCTGAGGAACGCGATGGCGGATCTCGAGGAGCTCGGGTTTCTGGCACATCGGCACACCTCGGGAGGGAGGGTCCCCTCCGAGAGCGGATATCGCTACTTCATCGATCACCTGATGCGCTCCCGCGAGATCAGCGACCGGGACCGCCGTACGATCGAAGGGGAGCTCGAGGGCACGAGCGATCTCGATGAGATGCTTCGAGTGGTCTCGCGGCTTCTGACCCGCCTCACCGATCAGGTCGGCGTAGTGTTCATGCCGGGGTTGATGAAACTAGCGATCCGGTCGGTTGACCTGATCCCGGTCGGCCGCCAGAAGGTGATGTGCGTGATCGTAGGGCTCAATGGCCTGGTTCTTCATCGTGTCGTCGATGTTTCCTTCGACGGGAACAGGGATGAGCTCAGGAGAATCTCGAACCGGATCACGCAGGAGTACAGTGGGTTCACACTCGCCGATGTCCGGACGAATCTCGAAAGGCTTCTCGAGCACGAGAAGACTCGATATGACTTCGAAGTCCGGCGGATGGCCGCGCTCGGGATCGAGGTCATCGAGGATGCCGCTCCGGCGGCCGACGCGCTCTGGATCGAGGGGACCGCGTCGATCGTGAACAAGCCGGAGTTCTCCGATGCGGAATCGATGAGAAAGGCTCTCGGGGCCCTGGAGGAGAAGGAAAAACTCGTCGAGATTCTCAACGCGTTTCTCGATGAGGCCGACCGAAAGGCTGTTCTCGGGTCGGAAAGTTCGTACACTGGAGACCACAACTTCGGTCTGGTGGCGGCCCGGTACGGGTATGATCACGTTCCGATGGGGCTTCTGGGGGTCATCGGGCCTGTCAGAATGCCGTACGCGAAAGTCACGCCGCTGATCGAATACCTGGGCGAATCACTGAGTCGGAAGATGAAGGAACGAAGTGTGGAGGTGCTGGTTTGA